A genomic window from Brevibacillus agri includes:
- a CDS encoding Rrf2 family transcriptional regulator → MKISSRFSIAVHILSLLSIDANAHHTSEWIAGSVNTNPVIIRRVLGQLKKAGLVHVRAGAGGATLAKELEQITLLDVYRAVEVVEEGQLFHIHEQPNPACPVGANIQFVLELILHRAQHAMEAILQSVTMHELVTDLREKMTEQAR, encoded by the coding sequence ATGAAAATCAGCAGCCGTTTCTCGATTGCGGTTCATATTTTATCTCTGCTCTCCATTGATGCAAATGCTCACCATACATCGGAATGGATCGCCGGCAGCGTGAACACCAATCCGGTTATTATCCGCCGCGTGCTCGGACAACTGAAAAAAGCAGGGCTTGTACACGTCCGGGCCGGGGCGGGCGGCGCAACGCTTGCGAAAGAGCTGGAGCAAATCACATTGCTGGACGTATATCGCGCCGTCGAGGTCGTGGAGGAAGGCCAGCTTTTTCACATCCACGAGCAGCCGAACCCTGCCTGTCCGGTCGGAGCCAATATCCAGTTCGTCCTGGAGCTGATTTTGCATCGCGCGCAGCATGCGATGGAAGCGATTTTGCAGAGCGTAACGATGCACGAACTGGTCACGGACTTGCGGGAAAAAATGACGGAGCAAGCCCGGTAA
- a CDS encoding response regulator — MRHRYRIIIIDDDPITRMDLVEMLQEQGYNVVADGKNGEEAVSLTQLWDPHLIIMDVKMPVMDGLTATGIIKGQSDASILLLTAYSQKDLVAKAKTKGVCAYLVKPVMEEELLPAVETILLEKQSSLEK, encoded by the coding sequence TTGCGTCATCGTTATCGAATTATCATCATAGACGACGACCCCATCACGCGAATGGACCTGGTCGAGATGTTGCAGGAACAAGGCTACAACGTTGTGGCTGACGGGAAAAACGGCGAAGAAGCCGTTTCTCTGACGCAACTGTGGGACCCGCACCTCATCATCATGGATGTAAAAATGCCCGTCATGGATGGATTGACGGCTACCGGGATTATCAAAGGGCAATCGGACGCTTCCATTTTGCTGCTGACGGCGTACAGTCAAAAAGACCTGGTAGCGAAAGCGAAGACAAAAGGCGTCTGCGCCTACCTGGTCAAGCCCGTCATGGAGGAAGAGCTGCTGCCCGCAGTAGAGACGATCCTGTTGGAAAAACAAAGTTCGCTGGAAAAGTGA